Proteins from a single region of Desulfobacter postgatei 2ac9:
- the rfaE2 gene encoding D-glycero-beta-D-manno-heptose 1-phosphate adenylyltransferase, which translates to MSTVNMVNKIVTLDEMCRLSHEYTELGRTVVFTNGCFDILHAGHVAYLEKAKSFGDVLVLGLNSDASVRQIKGDLRPVICQAQRARVVAALSCVDHVVLFDAPDPNDLIRGIIPHVLVKGADWPEDKIIGAEFVKGCGGRVARVAFEEDISTSKIIERIGKRFYGGA; encoded by the coding sequence ATGTCTACGGTTAATATGGTTAATAAAATTGTTACGCTCGATGAGATGTGCCGTCTCTCTCATGAATATACAGAACTTGGCCGGACCGTTGTGTTTACCAACGGTTGCTTTGATATTCTTCATGCGGGCCATGTGGCCTACCTTGAAAAAGCAAAATCATTCGGGGATGTGCTTGTACTGGGCCTGAACTCCGATGCCTCCGTCCGACAGATCAAAGGCGATCTTCGGCCGGTGATCTGTCAGGCCCAGCGGGCGCGCGTGGTAGCTGCCTTAAGCTGTGTGGATCATGTGGTACTGTTTGATGCGCCGGATCCTAATGATTTGATCCGGGGTATTATTCCCCATGTCCTGGTCAAGGGGGCGGACTGGCCCGAGGATAAAATTATCGGGGCCGAGTTTGTCAAAGGATGCGGCGGGCGCGTGGCACGGGTGGCATTTGAGGAAGATATCTCCACGTCAAAAATCATTGAACGCATTGGAAAACGATTTTATGGCGGTGCCTAG
- a CDS encoding chemotaxis protein CheD, with amino-acid sequence MKQIVGVADMKVSNNPADDVITYSLGSCIGLVIYDPVVRVGGILHYMLPESAIDKEKAVQKPFMFADTGIPRLFKTAYAMGAMKPRIKIFVAGGAEILDQNGFFNIGKRNYLALKKMFFKNRVMIDKQEVGGNINRTVRIEIASGDIFLKTSGSKEVKI; translated from the coding sequence ATGAAACAAATTGTCGGCGTTGCAGACATGAAAGTAAGCAATAATCCCGCAGATGATGTGATCACTTACTCTCTTGGATCATGCATAGGGCTGGTTATTTATGATCCGGTCGTAAGAGTCGGGGGGATTCTTCACTATATGCTTCCGGAATCCGCCATAGACAAAGAGAAAGCCGTCCAAAAACCATTCATGTTCGCAGATACCGGCATCCCTCGCCTGTTTAAAACCGCTTACGCAATGGGCGCAATGAAGCCCAGAATTAAAATATTTGTCGCAGGCGGTGCTGAAATCCTTGATCAAAATGGTTTTTTTAATATCGGAAAACGCAATTATCTGGCGTTAAAAAAAATGTTTTTTAAGAACAGGGTGATGATAGACAAGCAGGAAGTGGGAGGTAACATCAACCGCACGGTTCGAATTGAAATTGCATCGGGGGATATTTTCCTGAAAACATCAGGATCCAAGGAAGTGAAGATATGA
- a CDS encoding class II 3-deoxy-7-phosphoheptulonate synthase has product MTNQNGWTKSSWKNYTALQQPNWPDQTALEKVTKDLALLPPLVFAGEIRTLKDLLAKASKGEAFLLQGGDCSEDFSQITAPIIRETMKVLLQMAVVMAYAGGKPAIKVGRIAGQFAKPRSSDTETVNGVELPSYRGDMVNKSEFSINARTPNPKYMLKGYYLAASTLNLLRAFTRGGFAALHRVQAWNQEFVAQSPMGRSYDRLAKQIDQAIKFMNTIGITTDIPQINQTQIFTSHEALLLPYEEALTRIDSTTGDWYDCSAHMLWIGERTRQVDGAHVEFLRGVLNPIGVKIGPDYDIENIKQLIQILNPENEPGRLTLITRMGCDVIEKKLPPLLRETRKEGYHIVWNCDPMHANTYTSESGHKTRDFNDILKEITRFFEIHWAEGTIPGGVHLEMTGKNVTECVGGARNIVSEELHNRYDTTCDPRLNAEQSLEVAFQIADMIKR; this is encoded by the coding sequence ATGACAAATCAAAATGGATGGACAAAATCAAGTTGGAAAAATTATACGGCCCTTCAACAACCTAACTGGCCGGATCAAACAGCGTTGGAAAAAGTGACTAAAGATTTGGCGTTGCTGCCGCCGTTGGTTTTTGCAGGGGAAATAAGAACATTGAAGGACCTGTTGGCTAAGGCCTCAAAAGGGGAGGCGTTTCTGCTTCAGGGGGGGGACTGTTCTGAAGATTTTTCCCAAATTACGGCACCCATCATCAGGGAAACCATGAAAGTTTTGCTGCAGATGGCCGTTGTTATGGCCTATGCCGGTGGGAAACCAGCCATAAAAGTGGGCCGGATCGCCGGTCAGTTTGCCAAGCCCCGTTCGTCAGATACGGAAACTGTAAATGGTGTTGAACTCCCGTCTTATCGGGGAGACATGGTTAACAAAAGTGAATTCTCCATCAACGCGCGAACCCCGAATCCTAAATACATGCTCAAAGGATATTATCTGGCCGCCTCCACCCTGAACCTGTTGCGGGCATTTACCCGGGGCGGATTCGCAGCCCTGCACAGAGTGCAGGCCTGGAATCAGGAGTTTGTGGCCCAATCTCCCATGGGACGGTCTTATGACCGTCTGGCCAAGCAGATTGACCAGGCCATCAAATTTATGAATACTATCGGGATAACCACGGATATTCCCCAGATCAATCAAACCCAGATTTTCACCTCCCATGAAGCCCTTTTATTGCCTTATGAAGAGGCATTGACCCGGATTGATTCCACCACCGGGGACTGGTATGATTGTTCGGCACATATGCTTTGGATTGGAGAGCGGACCCGGCAGGTAGACGGGGCTCATGTTGAATTTCTAAGAGGGGTGCTCAATCCGATCGGGGTAAAAATCGGCCCGGATTATGATATTGAAAATATCAAGCAGCTCATTCAAATTCTTAACCCTGAAAATGAACCCGGACGGTTGACCCTGATCACCAGAATGGGCTGTGACGTTATAGAAAAGAAACTGCCCCCCCTGCTTCGTGAGACCAGAAAAGAGGGGTATCATATTGTGTGGAATTGCGACCCCATGCATGCCAATACATATACATCGGAATCCGGACACAAAACCCGGGATTTTAATGATATTTTAAAGGAGATCACCCGGTTTTTTGAAATTCACTGGGCCGAAGGAACGATTCCTGGAGGTGTTCATCTTGAAATGACCGGTAAAAACGTAACCGAATGTGTCGGCGGTGCCAGAAATATTGTCAGTGAGGAACTTCACAATCGATATGATACCACTTGTGATCCGAGACTCAATGCGGAGCAAAGTCTTGAAGTGGCGTTCCAGATCGCTGATATGATCAAGCGCTAA
- a CDS encoding chemotaxis protein CheX, giving the protein MKKVLMTAITNSISEVMETMFFMPVETGPETILNESGIDLNTALACRLNFTGDICGNIDLISPAPLVAELASNFLGESKDELTWEKRFGTLSEMLNMVSGNALKNVKCTLPFKIGIPGMITGTDLDGCATCTLVETMDSKMAILLSTSMSQ; this is encoded by the coding sequence ATGAAGAAAGTATTGATGACAGCGATAACGAATTCGATTTCTGAAGTTATGGAGACCATGTTTTTTATGCCGGTTGAAACAGGTCCTGAAACGATTTTAAATGAGTCCGGCATCGACCTGAATACAGCATTGGCATGTCGGTTGAATTTTACCGGGGATATCTGTGGAAATATAGATCTTATTTCACCGGCACCACTGGTAGCAGAACTTGCATCCAATTTTTTGGGCGAAAGCAAAGATGAACTGACTTGGGAGAAGCGGTTTGGGACATTGTCTGAAATGCTTAATATGGTGTCCGGGAATGCCTTAAAAAATGTAAAATGCACGTTGCCTTTTAAGATCGGCATCCCCGGAATGATTACCGGTACGGATCTTGATGGCTGTGCAACATGCACGCTGGTTGAAACCATGGATTCGAAAATGGCTATTTTACTGTCTACCAGTATGAGTCAATAA
- a CDS encoding carbon-nitrogen family hydrolase, whose protein sequence is MITKTKFKAGAVQFDIKNGDVRGNLSVALGHLGHLADQGACLGVCPEFFLTGFDNENMGRLMPAVKESLQSLTEFARTRSMAVAGTLPEQRGGQIFNTLYFIDRDGEIRARYRKLHLFPLTGEDLHYARGDEMVTADTSLGRVGIMICYDLRFPELARRLFLDGARLFVLSAQWPLARVAHWQALIRARAIENQAWFVCSNRAGTDPDGLVFPGTSMIVDPNGSVLVMGDDKPGIIMADIDMDLIDLVRQTIPVGQDRRGDVYG, encoded by the coding sequence ATGATCACGAAAACAAAGTTTAAAGCCGGGGCGGTGCAGTTTGATATAAAAAACGGGGATGTCCGGGGTAATCTCTCTGTTGCTCTCGGGCATTTAGGTCATCTGGCTGACCAGGGGGCATGCCTTGGGGTCTGTCCTGAGTTTTTTTTAACCGGGTTTGATAATGAAAATATGGGGCGGCTTATGCCGGCTGTTAAAGAGAGCCTGCAAAGTCTGACTGAATTTGCCCGGACGCGGTCCATGGCCGTTGCAGGCACTCTGCCTGAGCAAAGGGGTGGTCAGATATTCAATACCCTTTATTTCATTGACCGGGATGGTGAGATCCGGGCCCGGTACCGCAAATTGCACCTGTTTCCTTTGACCGGTGAGGATCTGCATTATGCCAGGGGAGATGAGATGGTGACGGCAGACACCAGCCTGGGTCGCGTCGGGATAATGATCTGCTATGACCTGCGATTTCCCGAGCTTGCCCGCCGCCTTTTTCTCGACGGGGCGCGGCTTTTTGTGCTCAGCGCCCAATGGCCCCTTGCCCGGGTGGCACACTGGCAGGCACTGATTCGGGCAAGGGCCATTGAAAATCAGGCCTGGTTTGTCTGCAGTAACCGTGCGGGAACTGATCCTGACGGGCTGGTTTTTCCAGGCACTTCCATGATCGTTGATCCCAACGGGTCCGTTCTTGTTATGGGCGATGATAAACCGGGTATCATCATGGCTGACATTGACATGGACCTGATTGACCTGGTGCGGCAAACCATCCCCGTTGGGCAGGACCGCAGGGGGGATGTCTACGGTTAA
- a CDS encoding response regulator, with protein MMENKKILIVDDEPPILRLLSQVFTKAGYEVFTAENARDALKIIEENNIMVMFFDLNMPVMNGMELCKRVKSIKPMSIIYAITGYASLFELSECLDVGFEDYFKKPVNVSTLLKTAESAFEKVNRWKKM; from the coding sequence ATGATGGAAAATAAAAAAATATTAATCGTTGATGACGAACCCCCCATTTTAAGATTGCTTTCCCAGGTATTTACCAAAGCCGGTTATGAGGTTTTCACCGCAGAAAATGCACGGGATGCATTAAAAATCATCGAAGAGAATAACATTATGGTCATGTTTTTTGATTTAAATATGCCGGTGATGAACGGTATGGAATTATGTAAGAGAGTAAAAAGCATTAAGCCCATGTCTATTATCTATGCCATTACCGGCTATGCCTCTTTATTTGAACTGTCGGAATGCCTTGATGTCGGCTTTGAGGATTATTTTAAAAAGCCGGTGAATGTATCAACACTATTGAAAACAGCTGAATCCGCATTCGAAAAAGTGAACCGCTGGAAGAAAATGTAA
- a CDS encoding chemotaxis protein CheA codes for MSYENIIATTERLASELILSDPAQPDSIKTLLPILKSIHAQCKAQNLLSEAAQILKVRHIVDAIIKDGPRVKSNLLSNLEMVVTDFSTKLKNMGEKESNTLFVRKRFQSDDQPQNGEYNELERKLNELSMLIAGLCPGKDPEIKEIIGNVEDLIDISANIKPSTFYDISKRCKQYMENLLDSARSGDFIINHSATDAILESVDLLKHLIDSVKQGLVSGYRQEDDHIDVDILRDKLKNIQIFLTKGEKEPLGEILVRKNNLKKHDIDQALEIQKRHPEKKIGEILIEDKKIASAQVASALMEQSAVKKRVDSQVKVSTQKLDDLVDYAGELVIAQSMLRQQTMKNSALSQTVGQLGQIVNNMQNIAISMRMIPIKATFMKMIRLVRDLSRKSGKQINLSMTGEETEIDRNMVDALYEPMVHMIRNACDHGIESIQERTANNKPPQGNIDLRAYHKGGNIVIEIEDDGKGLDRAKILKKATATGLITGDEQMTDAQVFSLILSPGFSTARQITDISGRGVGMDVVKAGIEKFRGHLNIESEKGVGSRFIITLPLTLAIIDGMLVRVDDERYVIPTIAIQKAFRPGPGEYFTVEGKGQMIKDRGRLVPLIRLNEIFKTSNDVKSVEQSLVVVVESKEERRAFLIDELLGKDEYVIKNLGGNMDDIRGIAGGAILADGKVGLILDVHGIFSIVSKK; via the coding sequence ATGTCTTATGAAAATATAATCGCAACGACGGAAAGGCTGGCATCAGAATTGATCCTATCCGACCCGGCTCAACCGGACTCGATCAAGACGCTGCTGCCCATTCTCAAGAGCATACATGCGCAATGCAAAGCGCAGAACCTATTGTCGGAGGCTGCGCAAATTCTAAAGGTCAGACACATTGTTGATGCCATAATAAAAGACGGACCCCGGGTGAAAAGCAACTTATTGTCAAATCTTGAGATGGTTGTTACAGACTTCAGCACGAAACTGAAAAATATGGGTGAAAAAGAGAGCAACACTTTATTTGTCCGCAAGCGCTTTCAATCCGATGATCAACCCCAAAACGGCGAATACAACGAGTTAGAGAGAAAATTGAATGAGCTTTCAATGCTTATCGCCGGTTTATGCCCGGGAAAAGATCCTGAGATAAAAGAGATCATTGGTAATGTAGAAGATCTTATCGACATTTCCGCAAATATTAAGCCGTCAACTTTTTATGATATTTCAAAGCGATGTAAACAATATATGGAAAATCTTTTGGACAGCGCCAGAAGCGGAGATTTTATCATTAACCACTCTGCCACGGATGCAATTCTTGAGTCCGTAGATTTATTAAAACACCTGATTGATAGTGTAAAACAGGGGCTTGTCAGCGGTTATCGGCAAGAGGATGACCACATAGATGTAGATATCTTGAGAGATAAACTTAAAAATATCCAGATTTTTTTAACCAAAGGGGAAAAAGAACCTTTAGGAGAAATTCTTGTCAGAAAAAACAATCTTAAAAAACACGATATTGACCAAGCACTGGAAATCCAGAAAAGGCATCCGGAAAAAAAGATTGGTGAAATTCTGATCGAAGATAAAAAGATCGCGTCGGCTCAGGTTGCCTCGGCGTTAATGGAACAATCCGCAGTTAAAAAAAGAGTGGACTCCCAAGTTAAGGTCAGCACGCAGAAATTGGACGATCTTGTAGATTATGCCGGTGAACTTGTCATTGCCCAGTCCATGCTGCGACAGCAAACTATGAAAAATTCCGCCCTAAGCCAGACCGTTGGACAATTGGGACAGATTGTAAACAATATGCAGAATATTGCCATATCCATGCGTATGATACCCATTAAAGCCACCTTTATGAAAATGATTCGCCTGGTAAGAGATTTGTCCCGAAAATCGGGCAAACAGATCAACTTATCAATGACCGGAGAAGAAACCGAAATTGACAGGAATATGGTGGATGCCCTTTATGAGCCCATGGTCCATATGATCAGGAATGCCTGTGATCACGGGATTGAATCCATACAGGAGCGCACGGCAAATAATAAACCCCCACAGGGAAATATTGATCTTCGTGCCTATCATAAAGGCGGGAATATTGTCATTGAAATTGAGGATGACGGCAAGGGGTTGGACAGGGCGAAAATCCTTAAAAAGGCGACTGCCACCGGACTGATTACCGGAGATGAGCAGATGACGGATGCACAGGTTTTTAGCCTGATTCTTTCGCCCGGATTCTCAACAGCGAGGCAAATTACCGATATATCCGGTCGGGGGGTCGGCATGGATGTGGTCAAAGCGGGGATTGAAAAATTTCGAGGCCATTTGAATATTGAATCCGAAAAGGGAGTCGGCTCTCGATTCATTATCACTCTTCCTCTGACACTGGCCATTATCGACGGTATGCTGGTCAGGGTTGATGACGAGAGATATGTTATTCCGACCATCGCTATTCAAAAAGCATTCAGACCGGGGCCGGGGGAATATTTCACCGTAGAAGGAAAAGGTCAGATGATTAAAGATCGTGGCCGTCTGGTTCCTCTAATCCGATTAAATGAAATTTTTAAAACAAGCAATGATGTTAAATCCGTCGAACAAAGCCTGGTTGTTGTTGTTGAGTCAAAAGAAGAAAGACGGGCTTTTTTAATTGATGAGCTTTTAGGCAAAGACGAGTATGTCATTAAAAATCTTGGCGGGAATATGGATGATATCCGGGGTATTGCCGGAGGTGCGATTCTGGCTGACGGAAAAGTCGGACTGATTCTGGATGTCCACGGCATCTTTTCCATTGTCTCGAAAAAATAA
- a CDS encoding histidine kinase dimerization/phospho-acceptor domain-containing protein, with amino-acid sequence MNDTFENTKGHFQVETSMTFKSIGRRHLRITTQPFQLQKRTAVLLSIEDITNAKNYERAKIEKEKLTAVIRTAGAICHEINQPLMVILGFSELLIDEIADGQIQEENVKEIRDQAQRLAEITNKLMAITQYKTKMYLSSEILDLDAASSINISDPNPDKEKE; translated from the coding sequence GTGAATGATACCTTTGAAAATACCAAGGGGCATTTTCAGGTTGAAACATCCATGACCTTTAAATCCATAGGGCGCAGGCATTTAAGAATAACGACCCAACCCTTTCAATTACAAAAAAGAACAGCCGTTTTACTGTCAATTGAGGATATTACAAACGCAAAGAACTATGAGCGCGCAAAAATAGAAAAGGAAAAACTGACAGCGGTGATTCGAACCGCAGGCGCCATATGCCACGAAATTAATCAGCCTTTAATGGTAATTTTAGGTTTTTCAGAATTATTAATTGATGAAATCGCTGATGGACAAATCCAAGAAGAAAATGTTAAGGAAATTAGAGACCAGGCACAACGGCTGGCTGAGATTACAAATAAGCTGATGGCTATCACCCAGTACAAAACAAAAATGTATTTAAGTTCGGAAATCCTGGACCTTGACGCAGCATCTTCTATTAATATCTCAGACCCCAACCCAGACAAGGAGAAAGAATGA
- a CDS encoding response regulator, with translation MSYSILIVDDSMPMRTVLKRSLAAAGYGGSRILEASNGKEALTVLKGEWVDLIMTDYNMPEMNGLSFLKTVKTEALFKEIPVIVISTEGNDSKIKEFIDTGAAGYITKPFTPEALRDLIVSIIGEADYEESIDDSDNEFDF, from the coding sequence ATGTCTTATTCAATATTGATTGTAGATGATTCAATGCCGATGAGGACCGTTTTGAAACGATCTCTTGCAGCTGCGGGATACGGCGGTTCCAGGATACTTGAAGCCTCAAACGGGAAAGAGGCGTTAACGGTACTCAAAGGAGAGTGGGTCGATTTGATTATGACCGACTACAACATGCCCGAAATGAATGGGCTCAGCTTTTTAAAAACAGTAAAGACCGAAGCACTGTTCAAAGAAATTCCGGTTATTGTTATTTCAACCGAGGGAAATGATTCAAAAATTAAAGAATTTATAGATACCGGTGCTGCCGGTTATATTACCAAACCGTTTACCCCTGAGGCGCTCAGAGATTTAATTGTCAGTATAATTGGAGAGGCCGATTATGAAGAAAGTATTGATGACAGCGATAACGAATTCGATTTCTGA